The nucleotide sequence GCTCCCAGCCGCGCTGGATGCCGTGGTACGGGTTGAGGACGTGCACGACGCCGGGCATCCCCGGCTCCGACGGCCAGCGCCGCGGATCGCCGGTCAGCGTCTGGGCGCCTGCGGTGCCGCCGTGATACGAGCGGTAAAACGACAGGAGCTTGTGGCGTCCTGTGTAGAACCGCGCCAGCTTGACGGCGTTCTCGTTGGCCTCGGCGCCGCCGTTGGTGAAGAAAAAGACGTCGATGTCTCCCGGGCAGATCTCGGCGAGCTTGCGCCCGAGGCGCGCCCGCGCCTCGGTGGCCATGAACGGGTTCGCGTAAGCGAGCGTCTCGGCCTGGCGGGCGATGGCGCGGATCACGCGCTCGTCGCCGTGGCCGATGTTGACGCACATCAACTGGCTGTTGAAATCGAGGAACCGCTTGCCTTCAGGCGTCCAGAACCAGCAGCCCTTTGCGCCGGCCACCGGAATCGGGTCGACGCCCGCCTGGGCCGACCACTCGAAAAGCGTGTGCTTCTTCGTCAGATCGACGATGAGCTGGCCGTTCAGGCCCGCCACGGTATCGACGGTGTTCATGAGTGCTCCCATGCCGGACCCGAGGGTCCGGCCTTCTGCCGTCTGCGCGGCTCCGCCCTACAGCGCGTCGGCGACCGCTTTGGCGACGTCTCTCGTCGTCGCGGTGCCGCCGAGATCCGGCGTGCGCGGCCCGCCGGCGCCGAGCACGGTCTCGATGGCGCGGACGACGAGATCGTGGGCGTCGCGTGATCCGAGATGTTCCAGCATCATCGCCCCGGCCCAGATCGCGCCGATCGGGTTGGCGATCCCCTTCCCTTTGATGTCCGGCGCCGAGCCGTGGATCGGCTCGAACATCGACGGATGCTTCCGCTCCGGGTTGATGTTACCGCTCGGCGCGATGCCGAGACTGCCCGACACCGCCGCCCCCAGATCGGTGAGGATATCCCCGAACAGATTGGAGGCGAGCATGACGTCGATGCTGCCGGGATCGGTGACCATCCGCGCGGCCAGCGCGTCGACGTGGTACTTGCGCCACGCCACCTGCGGATAGTCCTTCGCCACGCGATCGACCACCTCGTCCCACAGCACCATCGTGTAGTTGAGCGCGTTCGACTTGGTGGCGCTCGCGAGCAGGCGGCGCGGCCGCTTCATCGCGGTTTCGAACGCGTAGCGGGCGATGCGCTCGATGCCGTGCCGGGTGAACACGCTCAACTGCTGCGCGCTCTCGTTCGGCCGTCCGACATGGACGCGTCCGCCGATGCCGCCGTACTCCCCTTCCGAATTCTCGCGGACGCAGATCATGTCGACGTCGGCCGGGCCGCGCCCGGCAAGCGGAGTCTTCAGCCCGCGCACCAGTCGCATCGGCCTGAGGTTGACGTATTGATCGAAGCGCTGCCGGATCGGCAGCAGCAACTGCCACACCGCGACGTGGTCCGGTACGGACGGATCGCCGATCGCGCCGAGGTAGATCGCGTCGAAATCCTGCAGGCGATCGAAGCCGTCCTCGGGCATCATCCGCCCGTGCTTCAGATAGAAGTCGCACCCCCACGGGACCTCGGTGAACTCCACCGTCACACCGCACACGGCGGCCGCCTTCTTGACCACTTCGAGTCCGGCCGGGATCACTTCCTGGCCGATGCCGTCGCCGGCGATCACTGCTACTCGAGACATCTCTACTCTTCTCCCCCGTGTCAGTTCCCGATTACATCCCCGGCGGCGTGTAGCGCCCGTCAATCGCGAGCCAGCCGCCGTCCACGAACAGGACGGTGCCGGTCACGTAACTCGAGGCGTCGGACGCGAGGAAGACCGCCGGCCCGACGATTTCATCGGCGCGTCCCCAACGGCCGAGGATGCTGCGGGCCGCGTAGGCGTCGTACCAGCTTTGGTTGGCCTTGATCGGCGCGGTCAGCG is from Vicinamibacterales bacterium and encodes:
- a CDS encoding tartrate dehydrogenase, coding for MSRVAVIAGDGIGQEVIPAGLEVVKKAAAVCGVTVEFTEVPWGCDFYLKHGRMMPEDGFDRLQDFDAIYLGAIGDPSVPDHVAVWQLLLPIRQRFDQYVNLRPMRLVRGLKTPLAGRGPADVDMICVRENSEGEYGGIGGRVHVGRPNESAQQLSVFTRHGIERIARYAFETAMKRPRRLLASATKSNALNYTMVLWDEVVDRVAKDYPQVAWRKYHVDALAARMVTDPGSIDVMLASNLFGDILTDLGAAVSGSLGIAPSGNINPERKHPSMFEPIHGSAPDIKGKGIANPIGAIWAGAMMLEHLGSRDAHDLVVRAIETVLGAGGPRTPDLGGTATTRDVAKAVADAL